One genomic window of Branchiostoma lanceolatum isolate klBraLanc5 chromosome 5, klBraLanc5.hap2, whole genome shotgun sequence includes the following:
- the LOC136435506 gene encoding NADH dehydrogenase [ubiquinone] 1 alpha subcomplex subunit 5-like, producing the protein MAGLVRTVGRRFFSAKATTGLTGMGVAKDPHLALRVLYTKTLAALEKLPKDAAYRTHTEGIINDRFELVKTVPDVAELEKKINCGQIEQVIIQAEGELSLARKMADWKAWEPLVSEPPEGQWKWP; encoded by the exons ATGGCAGGGTTGGTAAGGACGGTAGGACGAAGATTCTTCAGCGCAAAG GCTACCACCGGCCTGACTGGCATGGGAGTTGCCAAAGATCCACACTTG GCTTTACGTGTCTTGTACACCAAGACCCTGGCTGCCCTGGAGAAGCTGCCTAAGGACGCCGCCTACAGAACACACACTGAGGGCATCATTAACGACAGATTCGAACTGGTCAAAACA GTTCCTGATGTGGCTGAactagaaaagaaaatcaactgTGGTCAGATTGAGCAGGTCATCATACAG GCTGAGGGTGAGCTGTCGCTAGCCAGGAAGATGGCGGACTGGAAAGCGTGGGAACCTCTGGTGTCAGAACCACCGGAGGGCCAGTGGAAATGGCCCTGA
- the LOC136435890 gene encoding pulmonary surfactant-associated protein D-like, whose translation MSGGQPQSQTGNPGTTPMQQSHANRRNINAQTANHAYISRDVYDPPTDKKSLFSGLCKRMWGASGPVVIVLIITLVPFYAGVPGPPRPPGPPGENGTMGPAGPKGMDGQAGVPGFSGPLGPPGPPGQKGPMGPAGPGLAGEKGPVGPAGRGFPGPPGPPGPPGKTGPMGPAGYGFAGPPGPPGKTGPVGPAGPGFPGPPDPPGRPGKTGPMGPAGLGLTGPPGSPGRPGKTGPMGPVGPQGPPGRPGEKGSMGPAGPGFSGPPGPPGPPGQNGPVGPAGPASVGPPDILPTSKQSEPNAGPCPVGYTYMYRAGICYKAFNTPKIFSESAATCRGDGGTLAMPRDADTNKFLIELKNGVDHTLHYWIGLEDRRREGRFEWVDGTRLGWYNYWAPNEPNNFSNYEHCVHYGAYSDPEFASKWNDEACTRSMGFICQVVAGRIG comes from the exons ATGTCGGGAGGGCAGCCCCAGTCCCAGACTGGCAATCCTG gcaccacacccatgcagcaaTCTCATGCTAACCGCAGGAACATCAATGCACAGACCGCCAACCATGCGTACATCTCCAGAGATG TCTATGATCCGCCCACTGACAAGAAGTCGCTATTCAGCGGCTTGTGCAAGAGGATGTGGGGAGCCTCGGGACCTGTGGTCATTGTGCTCATCATCACCCTTGTGCCATTTTATGCAG GCGTCCCTGGGCCTCCAAGACCACCTGGACCTCCAGGTGAAAATGGAACCATGGGACCTGCTGGCCCAAAAGGAATGGATGGCCAGGCAGGCGTCCCTGGGTTTTCCGGCCCTCTTGGTCCACCCGGACCTCCAGGACAAAAGGGGCccatgggaccagctggtcctggGCTTGCCGGTGAAAAGGGGCccgtgggaccagctggtcGTGGGTTTCCCGGCCCTCCTGGCCCGCCCGGCCCTCCCGGTAAAACGGGACCCATGGGACCAGCTGGTTATGGGTTCGCCGGTCCACCCGGCCCTCCCGGTAAAACGGGGCccgtgggaccagctggtcctggGTTCCCCGGCCCTCCTGACCCACCAGGACGTCCCGGTAAAACTGGacccatggggccagctggtctTGGGCTCACTGGCCCGCCCGGCTCACCCGGACGTCCCGGTAAAACGGGGCCCATGGGACCAGTTGGTCCTCAAGGCCCACCCGGACGTCCCGGTGAAAAGGGgtccatggggccagctggtcctgggTTTTCCGGCCCCCCTGGTCCACCCGGACCTCCAGGACAAAATGGGCccgtgggaccagctggtcctgcGTCTGTCGGACCACCAGACATCCTTCCGACGTCCAAACAGAGCGAGCCGAATGCAG GGCCTTGTCCTGTGGgctatacttacatgtacagggctggaatctgctacaaggcgtTCAACACACCCAAGATCTTCAGCGAATCGGCCGCGACCTGCCGTGGAGATGGCGGCActctcgccatgccccgagacgccgaTACCAACAAATTCCTGATCGAACTCAAGAACGGTGTGGACCACACTTTGCACTACTGGATCGGCCTGGAAGATCGGCGCAGAGAGGGAAGGTTTGAGTGGGTGGACGGCACTCGACTTGGCTGGTACAACTACTGGGCTCCGAACGAACCAAACAACTTCAGCAACTACGAACACTGCGTGCACTACGGCGCCTACTCTGATCCAGAGTTCGCAAGCAAGTGGAACGACGAGGCATGCACTCGTTCAATGGGCTTCATATGCCAAGTCGTCGCAG GACGTATCGGCTGA
- the LOC136435508 gene encoding uncharacterized protein C3orf84-like, which translates to MATGGSIGAWFPSGYHGHFRSKSRNDFLQEFRRRARPQPPSNFITRIRERPTTHTFSHHDNKNAFVNDGYHIATAGCGLKKSKNPNLTGFKPDFIHWIPHRDEIHRGGPNASTYRQDFTKSAVLFRRGTREDVPQILVGGATRRPSSSLSQLQTTTYSFAHSHGQPNTEVLTDMNTGMRLRSAGPEYVSHDYLNKSGRIRSRSMNDVPTGNLTGLRRARDLHVGDCLSWHVPDRPPPAVQNAWTPAATPVTVTVQELSQTSPA; encoded by the exons ATGGCGACCGGTGGCTCGATTGGAGCATGG TTTCCCTCGGGGTACCACGGCCACTTCCGGAGCAAGTCGAGAAACGACTTCTTGCAGGAGTTCCGGCGCAGAGCAAGACCTCAGCCACCGAGCAACTTCATCACACGGATAAGG GAGCGACCGACGACACACACGTTCTCACATCACGACAACAAAAACGCCTTCGTCAACGACGGCTACCATATAGCCACAGCG GGTTGCGGACTGAAGAAATCCAAGAATCCGAACTTAACGGGCTTCAAGCCGGATTTTATCCACTGGATCCCGCACCGAGACGAGATCCACCGCGGCGGGCCCAACGCGTCCACCTACCGACAAGACTTCACCAAGTCTGCGGTGCTGTTCCGCAGAGGGACCCGGGAGGACGTGCCGCAGATTCTGGTGGGGGGCGCGACTAGGCGGCCGAGTAGCTCTCTCTCTCAGCTACAGACGACCACGTACAGTTTCGCGCACAGCCACGGGCAGCCCAACACCGAGGTCCTCACGGACATGAACACCGGCATGAGGCTGAGGTCTGCCGGGCCCGAGTACGTGTCGCACGACTACCTCAACAAGTCGGGCCGGATCAGAAGCAGGTCCATGAACGACGTACCCACGGGAAATCTCACGGGACTTCGGCGGGCGCGAGACTTGCACGTCGGCGACTGTCTGAGCTGGCACGTGCCGGATCGACCACCGCCGGCGGTGCAGAACGCCTGGACGCCCGCCGCCACTCCCGTCACCGTTACCGTACAAGAACTCTCACAAACATCTCCAGCATAG
- the LOC136435504 gene encoding uncharacterized protein: protein MKDTVQNVMAGFCVGAVSVGVAVVVAHRLRWVHFAAVESGTNHKPAPERGSARSVSEVEGATQVIQAEDVLSRESAQALNEARETILTLRALGGADQVTEDVGGTSINSAESQNILNLLYNIAEDQARKEGYVHRGITCNICSNSPVCGTRYKCGNCVDYDVCERCEPLDIHDKSHMFIKITIPLPPLASPRAALFKPLFTGSTARDHSLQPISWSHVKRLQKITHFDHFELEALYEQYRCLCDQDAVIKRDTFNFCLGPLGTLNNLVLDRLWQFYDFNDDGVIDFDDFAKGLSVLVKGTQEEKTRFAFQGYDIEKKNSLSRENLTKLLKAYFQVSIELVRDVVKACEEEMMLNFDDSQGKPVSALFNAPIPSNTGQQGRMVNGKPPIPGNPGATKNMWPVMEAMSQDAIEEMVDNVFKDAKLELGDRMSYQAFKELSTIDSSLMSWFDALGTVF, encoded by the exons ATGAAGGACACTGTACAGAATGTCATGGCGGGATTCTGCGTAGGAGCCGTCAGTGTGGGTGTGGCTGTCGTTGTCGCACACCGTCTCCGATGGGTGCACTTTGCTGCTGTCGAGAGTGGAACCAATCACAAGCCAGCACCAGAACGAGGCTCCGCGCGATCGGTATCCGAGGTTGAAG GCGCAACACAAGTCATCCAAGCGGAGGACGTTTTGAGCCGGGAGTCGGCGCAGGCGCTGAACGAGGCGCGGGAAACCATCCTGACCCTCAGGGCGCTGGGCGGAGCAGACCAAGTCACCGAGGACGTGGGGGGGACCAGCATCAACTCCGCAGAGAGTCAGAACATTCTCAACCTCCTGTACAACATTGCAGAGGACCAGGCTAGGAAAG AGGGCTATGTCCACAGAGGGATCACCTGTAACATCTGTAGCAACAGCCCTGTCTGTGGCACCAGGTACAAG TGTGGAAACTGTGTCGACTATGACGTCTGTGAAAGATGTGAACCGTTGGACATCCACGACAAGAGTCACATGTTCATCAAGATCACCatccccctcccacccctggcCAGTCCACGCGCAGCCTTGTTTAAACCACTCTTCACAG GTTCCACTGCCAGAGACCACAGTCTCCAGCCTATCTCATGGAGTCATGTTAAAAGACTACAGAAAATCACTCACT TCGATCACTTTGAGCTGGAGGCGTTGTATGAACAGTACCGCTGTCTGTGTGATCAGGACGCGGTCATCAAGAGAGACACCTTCAACTTCTGCCTCGGTCCGCTGGGTACCCTCAACAACCTGGTACTGGACAGGCTATGGCAG TTCTACGACTTTAACGACGACGGAGTCATTGACTTTGATGATTTTGCCAAAGGCCTGTCTGTGCTGGTGAAGGGTACTCAAGAGGAAAAGACCAGAT TTGCATTCCAGGGTTATGACATAGAGAAGAAAAACTCACTCAGCAGAGAAAATCTGACTAAGCTCTTAAAG GCATATTTCCAGGTTTCCATTGAGCTCGTAAGAGACGTGGTCAAGGCATGTGAAGAAGAGATG ATGTTAAACTTTGATGATAGCCAGGGCAAGCCTGTGTCAGCCTTGTTCAACGCTCCCATCCCGTCTAACACTGGTCAGCAGGGCAGGATGGTGAACGGAAAGCCACCCATTCCCGGGAACCCTGGAGCCAC GAAGAACATGTGGCCTGTCATGGAGGCCATGTCCCAGGATGCTATAGAGGAGATGGTCGACAACGTCTTTAAGGATGCCAAGCTTGAACTAGGAGACAG GATGTCGTACCAGGCATTCAAGGAGCTGAGCACGATAGACAGTTCTCTGATGTCGTGGTTCGACGCTCTCGGCACCGTGTTCTAG